The segment cacggataactatatccgcaatgagtttttaaaaaactctccgttacatgtaaatcaacatgcataccaacacggtaaatctacggaaaccgcactgcacagcttagtgacgttaattgagaaatcgctcaaatatcaagagacggcactgtgtgcttttcttgatattaaaggcgctttcgataacacgtccttcgcgtcaattaatacggctctctgtcaaaagagaatcgaccacactacaatgagctggattcaaacaatgctctcgagcagacaaattacagcatcattgggagatacgtcggtcacgatttcggtgatcaaaggatgtccacagggaggagttctctcccctgcactggtcactggtggccgacgcactccttcacaagctatcacagtttggttatgagaccattgcttacgccgacgacgttgtacttatcgtcagaggaaagtttgacgcagtattgtcaagtcgcttgcaaggagctctaaacaccaccatgttatggtgctcacaagagggacttaatgttaaTCCCatcaaaacagtcgttataccattcactaggcgaaggaagcataccattactccccctatactgaatggtgtcagactgggcttcagtaatgaagtcaaacacctcggaataattctcgataaaaaattgaactgggctgcccacctagattatgctgttaagaaagcaacttcggctatctgggcatgcagctcactgtttgacaaaacctggggattgaaacctcaactagccttttggtcatatactactattgcacggcctaggataacctatgctgcagtcgtatgctggccaaaggtgaatgaggtgacagcccaagctaaacttaacaaagttcagcgcctggcctgtcttacagttaccagtgccatgcgtacaacacctactgcagccatggaggcaatgctatgcttactgcctttgcatcttcatgtgaagaaggaagcagagctcggcgcactacggttgcaaaggaataaaaccatactcgaaggtgaccaaatcggtcatcttcgcatacttcgggagttcaatctgacactcttagtaacttcagtctctgactgcatggaagctaGGCCCAATAtagacgttccatatgaggtgattgaaacagatcgctcaatgtggaataatggagggcctgatcttccatctggaactatctgcttttttacagatggttcaaaaatgggggcctgcacaggctccggagtctacggacccggcatcagggaaactatctcattaggaaagtggcccatcgtttttcaagcagaagtatatgcaatatacatctgtgcaacaatatgcttgaaacgagagtacaggcatgcgaaaattggtatcttcacggacagccaagcagtactactggcacttaagtccgccaaatgcgtttccaaattagtttggaagtgcagcacagcattgagggagctctcccgccaaaacaaagttttattactttgggtgcccggtcactgcggaatcgagggcaatgaatttgctaacaacctagcaagacaaggatcagctcagcaatttattgatcCTGAActgtttctgggcacctccacatccgccgtgaaaggcgaactgatgacatgggaaaagctagaaatagcatcccgttggaatcaaacagggttgtagacaagccaaacagtttatctacccaaaccctgcagtagctaaaaaactactccatttaactcgtagtgaactacgcacaatcacgggactcctaacaggacacagccccgctctttatcatttaaagaatatcggcaaggtatcatccgacacctgttgcttttgtaactctgaacctgaaagttcagcgcatctgctctgctattgcggagctcttgcattatcaaggcacaacttcttaggaagtttccttcttactccatatcaggtatggagcctaaatcccaaaacggtcattggctttataaaccatgtagtaccgaattgggacaggattacaactatcccgctcaactccatcaatgggtatgagcggtccgtaaactgtgtacagcaatcggggcctgcctcaaaagacgatcattaagactgtcgcagtggccttttaacccaatgcccttctggcatacaaaaaaaaaacatacaactGGATCAGCAGAATCTCTGCGATACATATAAACGTTCTCAATACCTGTGTGATGGAATGTGGGAGAGATGGATCTCCGAATATCTCGCGACGTTTAACCATCGTAGTAAATGgtttgataaacaacaaccGTTGCAGATAGGTGATCTAGTGTTCATAGTGGAAGGAAAAACCGCAAGAGTTGGAGACGTGGGAAGGTAACACAAGTGTTTCCAGGCTCTGACGGggttagggctgtcggtattgggcccttttggtgaaaaccggtatttcggtattagcgtagaaaataccggtagtaccggtaaaataccggtattggcagattattcggaatcaatagaaatgttgatgtttttcagcAAATATCAGCAGTATTGTTGGTTTGCAAAGTAGTATTAAGGCAGAAATAATACGCTTAGCGATTTGCTTCCTTTGGTAGAACGAATTTTGTTGCCAACGCTtctaacaattgaaaaaacttgcgctttcatcgaagtctgacgaacggctttaagcgcatcaggaattttcctttcatttcttcaaatttatagtagcgAAACCCGCTCTTAACTATTTTGACCCTCCAGCTTAATGAATGCACTGGTCTCTTACaatctcttcacgaattttttCTCTATCCCTAAACCGGACCCCTTGCATAGCATCATTCTCTTCATCATCGTGCACAGATACCTTCTCCTCCTCTGCTTTTAATCCCACTGTTCGTAGATAGTGGCTTGGAGATGTCATCTGCTTGTTTAATCAATATATCACaagaaagacttgaaaaatattccaaattctttactgGTAGATCCTTTGATGCCAAGAATACTCAAAAAGCGCGAAGATCTCCATATTCAAATCacggcccggcatcgtcgaaacatataaatgaagctgactttctcgtaccttcgcttcatacatgaagtcacttgtttcatttgttgaacagaacgtttcaagcaaacttcagCTGAAATTAGTGACTGTATCAAATGACGACGGCTggcagtcaggcacgatttatcgttgtttttttttattattttttaatgtggttttaaccaattggtcattcaccacgcttatcgatgttgagtaggttaattataaAATGCATTAAATTGTACGAAATTTTGctcaaatttaattcaattgcattcaaagttgttggccttctagtgaatatttgatagaagaatacaaatgaaacaaataaaaccGATCGTCATGGTGAAGTGAAAAACGTTTCATGGTGCCTGATTGAAGCTAGTTTTGAAAAGAAACGGCGTTGCtgcagtttcattatttcattgttgagtgactatTGTATTTACTATTGCAAGCGACGTTGCCGGGctctgatcttgtttcctaaattcatcatttgagagcttcgaataatttggtggcttgtaaatatcaagttgttcaaaaataaatttaaaaacgtgacgtctggcttatacaatgaaatatttgcatgaaacatacagcaaagttgctgtactgtgccttaaacgagttcaagagctataattatttgacccacagttTCACCCTCTTCATTGGTAGTAGTCGAAGAATATCGTCAGAAATTAACACGAAGTTGTTTTTCTACGATCTTTATCCAACTTAATTCATTTTTGACGATCTTTTATCCAACTTAATTCGTTTTTGAATaaggaaactaaaaaaaactaggatattagaaaataccggaaataccggttttttgcctttccaaaaccggtatatcggtatccaaaaattggtcggtattaccggtttcggcactaccggtactaccggttataCAGCCCTAGACGGGGTAGTTAGACAAGCTGATGCCGCGATTGCGGACGGAAAGTCGCATCAACTCCGCATATTCTGATAATATGCGTGAATACCATCCGCGTCATTGGCGTATATAGAAAGTTATCCCTTCATCACTGGGTTTGCTGAATAGGggtgccaagtctgaaaattacaaaaaccggccggtcggtcctgccttaaAAATGCGGGGGGGAGGGGTCGTGGAAGTATATTATCAGAGAATGCCTGGAATGTGCAATGTGCGTTAATGacatattatttgggtagtcgTCGGAAGTCGGTTAAcattttcccgtgtaaatgtgACGATAGCGAACGGTAGGACATCAaagtcgaaaccacaacgaacagagtgacaactacttgcttctggtggtaatggacaatttaatgtacattacagccagaagcaaagtattgtcactgcaaaattgGTTAccttcaatgatccactactcaggattgctaataaatttatcaagaAATTTATCTAATCAggtaaaaagtacaaatccggcttcatgtgGCTTTGCAACCGGAAAAACCGGTCgtgccggccaaaaaccggccacttggcaaccctattgaTAAACTTAGTCTTGCTCTATCTTATATATTTATAGCGCATTTCCAGTTCACACTCGTTGGTACATAAAGAGCGCTCTTTGTGTAGCACTCAGCGTTAACCGGGAGTATAcactgtaaatacaaaagatagagaaATACGtaattcattttcattttcatttattaattttgtagataataataggCTCTATAAGTGTCCCAAACATAGCTTTTTCAAATCAAAGCACAAAGAACAGCCCACTCCTATTCATGTCTGATTTTTCCTGAGGCTTGTCTAATGCACTTGAGTGGAATATATTAACGTTATCATTTCTACGCATATTAGAAAATTGGAAACCATTGAAAACATGGTTCAGATTTTGACAGTttacattgctcaattggtTTAAAATGATCTCTTGTACTTATTCCTGAGACTGTAAAAGGAATTCTTATTGTCCTAACATCAATTACATACGAAAATATGCTTACTGCAATTATGTCGTAGTTGGTTCTATTAAAAAAGCGAACAAGATCGgttttattaattattttcttttttcggcATTAGTTTTTTGCCTGGTTTCAATAGATTAACGCCGGCATCACGCATTCGGAGTCCCTTTAATGTTGACTTCAAGCTTTTACGCCCATGAATCTTGGTCCAGAACTGATGCTGTGCTTCAAACACCAAATCCCTTTCCTCATCTTCGATTGAGTTTTCTTTCTCCATTCGCATCTGCCGGCGTATCCGCTCTCGCTCCAGTTCCTTTTCTTTGAGTTTCATTTCTTTGATCTTTGCTTCCAGTAGACGCTGTCTTCGCATCTCACGTTCTAACATGCCTGACAATGCGGGTTTATCGTTGGCCGAGCTGAAGGTCAAGTTGTCAGAAATTTCGGTTAGATAGATGGCACCGCTTTCCGTACCATTGGCTATCAGCTTTCCGCTTTTGTGGACCCTCAGCGAAAGTAGAGGCACATCTGAAAGCTTTAAATTAAATGTTAGATAGATTGAAGATTTTGTTGAATGTGTTTCTGGTCCCGACTAATATTTGGACAGAACTTTATATGTGCCCATTTAGAATTGACATTTCCACTGATAATTCGTCGTTATGCAAAGAATAATGTTTTATCAATAGCAACACAACGCGCTAAATATtcacccatattctgtatttcgaacgagttgaaatatttcgatcgacttggcaaatatttcgttcgagttgttttttcatatgaagatctttcgttcgagccgttgttttttcgaacgaaatttcagttttgaaacccgttcgaaatacagaataggggtgattaTAAATATCACGACTACTGAAGTTCTTCAAATTACTCACCTTGATGCGAAGCACAGGTCCATCCAAGCGATGTATGACATCCCAAGCGTCCATCACTCCATCCATACGGCAAATGAAAACCAACGAGCATCGAGTAGGACTCCAAACTCCACAGGTCAGCTGAACGGCATACTCCTTTGTCCACACAATAGGACTATCGCGACAATCTTCCGTCCAGATCTTCGTTTGCCAATCCCCAACGCTAATGTAGTTTTTAATAAACAGCGGGTTTCGTTCTACCGAATAGACCGGACCAGTGTGAGCATAAGTAAGTGCCTGGATCTTATCAGCCGGGGTTTTGTACTTTCTACTACAACTGTAGATTATGCCATTCTCCGTTCCGACTGTATACTTGTTCGGCATCGTTTGCTCAAATTCCACGGCACACACTCCAAAACATCGCTTGGGGTCCACATTCTGTGCATCTTTCGGTGCGAGATTCAAATAATCGTACGGTTCATTCAGGTTACGCATGTCCCACCAAAGGATCCTTCCGTCGGTTGAGCCCGATAGAAACTCATTTGACGTTTTCGTACCGGTCCACAGAACCTTGGTCACGACATCTTTGTGACTGGCCTCGCGAAGCGTCACCTCAACGGGTTCGTTCGCAACCCGAATGTCCCATATAGCGATTTGGCCAGAAAGTAGTCCGCCGGCCAGCTGACACCCGTCCTTGAAGTTATACTCCATGCAGCGAGCTTGATACGGTGGTACAAGAGTTTGCAGCGGCACATTTGGATTTTCTAAAATTATAAATGGTTAACAATGATACCGATATTCAGGGTGCTTCAGTGATGAGAGAAAACCATAAATATTGAGCCAAGTTTTTGTCCGAAAACAAGTTGTTACTGGGGCACTCAAAACTTCTCAATAACTTACCAATATCCCAGATATAGGAGTCCGTAACGGCATTATTCAATTCGCCGATGTTACAATGAGTAGAAGCAAAATGTATTCCTTCCTCTGACCAGCTGATGTAATTGCAAGAGCGTCTTACGTCCAAGTAATCTTTATACACATGAACCGTTTTCGAGCTAAACTGTTCGATCAGTTCGTGTTGTTCTACATCTTCAAAGTAATTCTGATAGATATCGCAGGCGCTATTTTGTAGAATGGCATGCTCCATAGtctattgaaataaaacaagtAAAATGACAACATTTAGAGTTTACCGATAAAATCCGACAATACAAAATCATCGAAAAATGTGCATGTTTCAATGTAAATTGAAAAATAGTTATATAATGATCACATCTACCATGTTGAAACTATATCGTATTTTCTTGAAACTAATGGGTGTCCCACCTCAAaatgcatcacggaagaaacgctgtagaaaattacccattaggtattttctcttgGAAATTTGATTAGAAGtaatttagagtgtattgtttacacttgtttttatcgcggtcagttcgCGGTCAGATTTGGACAAAATGACGTTACCCGAAaaggaacgtcgcgaatttattttgcgcaagcacctggaaaatactcaaatctctcatcatggatgatgaggcttacgtcaaggcgaacttccggcagcttccggtgCTAGTGTACtttaccgcccagcacaagttttaTGTTCTGGTAACTaaagatgc is part of the Sabethes cyaneus chromosome 2, idSabCyanKW18_F2, whole genome shotgun sequence genome and harbors:
- the LOC128735758 gene encoding dynein intermediate chain 3, ciliary-like, whose translation is MKIDGNISCSQMQQNWTRYMVMTDTKSLRKPVEFQEENEVHASIPTNKNVAKHFEFINPVERGIQSTPWILNTPVWTFHNSLVQTGITHYEGGWPKDIDTHDEEITARYRRKQEKSEAYLCQMKGLSKTMEHAILQNSACDIYQNYFEDVEQHELIEQFSSKTVHVYKDYLDVRRSCNYISWSEEGIHFASTHCNIGELNNAVTDSYIWDIENPNVPLQTLVPPYQARCMEYNFKDGCQLAGGLLSGQIAIWDIRVANEPVEVTLREASHKDVVTKVLWTGTKTSNEFLSGSTDGRILWWDMRNLNEPYDYLNLAPKDAQNVDPKRCFGVCAVEFEQTMPNKYTVGTENGIIYSCSRKYKTPADKIQALTYAHTGPVYSVERNPLFIKNYISVGDWQTKIWTEDCRDSPIVWTKEYAVQLTCGVWSPTRCSLVFICRMDGVMDAWDVIHRLDGPVLRIKLSDVPLLSLRVHKSGKLIANGTESGAIYLTEISDNLTFSSANDKPALSGMLEREMRRQRLLEAKIKEMKLKEKELERERIRRQMRMEKENSIEDEERDLVFEAQHQFWTKIHGRKSLKSTLKGLRMRDAGVNLLKPGKKLMPKKENN